A window of the Streptomyces sp. JB150 genome harbors these coding sequences:
- a CDS encoding helix-turn-helix domain-containing protein, translated as MDTENRSVPARVQSRIPAKNHPDGHRTAGVVHDHVRHTENFTVIGNDLAQHPELSLLAIGLACYIQSVRPGTAVDIKTLAARFPEGPTRIAAALRELETHGYLRRSRERTPTGRIVTRTISCNRPGHRATRETPARRTTTRRTATDEPAPRKRLPAVPQPSYPSPALLRTAVDVLAGLRRHDPRLLLSATDAEHLAPGVAAWLERDLTPTAVRHALTANLPNEPLARLAAQLPPPPPLRPPASPVPERRHPLQTCDGCDRAFRAPSPGRCRDCRSEHSEAA; from the coding sequence ATGGATACCGAAAACCGTAGCGTGCCCGCGCGCGTCCAGTCCCGTATCCCGGCGAAAAACCACCCCGACGGGCACCGAACCGCCGGCGTCGTCCACGACCACGTCCGCCACACCGAGAACTTCACGGTGATCGGCAACGACCTGGCCCAGCACCCGGAGCTGTCGCTGCTCGCCATCGGATTGGCCTGCTACATCCAGTCGGTGCGGCCGGGCACCGCCGTCGACATCAAGACCCTCGCCGCCCGCTTCCCCGAGGGCCCCACCCGGATCGCCGCCGCGCTGCGGGAACTCGAAACGCACGGCTACCTGCGCCGCAGCCGCGAGCGCACGCCCACCGGCCGGATCGTCACCCGCACGATCTCGTGCAACCGGCCCGGCCACCGCGCCACCCGGGAGACACCTGCCCGAAGGACCACCACCCGGCGCACGGCCACCGACGAGCCCGCGCCACGCAAGCGCCTGCCCGCCGTCCCCCAGCCGTCGTACCCCTCCCCCGCCCTCCTCCGGACAGCCGTCGACGTCCTCGCCGGACTGCGCCGCCACGACCCGCGCCTGCTCCTGTCCGCCACCGACGCCGAGCACCTCGCCCCGGGCGTCGCCGCCTGGCTGGAACGCGACCTCACCCCGACCGCCGTACGGCACGCCCTGACCGCGAACCTGCCGAACGAACCCCTGGCCCGCCTGGCCGCCCAGTTGCCGCCCCCGCCGCCGCTGCGGCCCCCGGCCTCACCGGTTCCCGAGCGCCGCCACCCCCTCCAGACCTGCGACGGCTGCGACCGCGCCTTCCGTGCGCCGTCCCCCGGCCGCTGCCGCGACTGCCGAAGCGAGCACAGCGAGGCCGCGTGA
- a CDS encoding ATP-binding protein, translating to MSDVNRQLPQPGGPVRNFSVLLSATPRGARLARLLATEQLRTWGLPLDPAQLIVAELANNAATHGRVPGRSFRLLLYVVGRTLRIEVTDTRGDRLPRRRSAGPIEESGRGLTLVAALADRWGVTPCLPPRKTVWAELTLAAPLPPEHDGPRSGRTCAPQEPPTEEKEPRQAPPLPPAGQAHSRE from the coding sequence CTGAGTGATGTGAATCGGCAACTTCCCCAACCCGGCGGCCCTGTCCGCAACTTCAGCGTGCTGCTGTCTGCCACGCCCCGAGGCGCCCGCCTCGCCCGCCTGCTCGCCACGGAACAACTGCGGACGTGGGGCCTGCCCTTGGACCCGGCGCAGCTCATCGTGGCCGAGCTGGCGAACAACGCGGCAACCCACGGCCGCGTCCCCGGCCGGAGCTTCCGGCTCCTGCTCTACGTCGTCGGCCGGACCCTCCGCATCGAGGTGACGGACACGCGCGGTGACCGGCTTCCGCGGCGCCGGTCCGCCGGTCCCATCGAGGAGTCGGGCCGCGGCCTGACCCTCGTAGCGGCCCTCGCCGACCGCTGGGGAGTCACCCCCTGCCTGCCACCCCGCAAGACGGTCTGGGCCGAACTCACCCTCGCCGCACCGCTACCACCGGAACACGACGGCCCACGCTCCGGCCGGACCTGCGCTCCCCAGGAACCACCCACTGAGGAGAAAGAACCCCGCCAAGCCCCACCCCTCCCTCCCGCAGGGCAGGCTCACTCCCGCGAGTGA
- a CDS encoding helix-turn-helix transcriptional regulator, with the protein MSVDGEVRRLRTEADEPGWEVDPDDEWGVAVVATVGRQLKLRREAVGMRAGDFGKAVGYGEDLVYKIESGKRIPRPEYLDKADEVLGAGGLLAAMKEDVAKVRYPKKVRDLAQMEAKAVEIGLYECNIISGLLQTREHAHAVIGAAQPPYSPDDVERMVTARVARQSVFERDPLPALSFVLEEGVLRRPIGGRMVWRQQLERLLEVGQLRNVVLQVMPMNCDTHSGLDGRIELLKFADGTAVGRSDGVCNGRPVHDPRHLRILELRYGTIRAQALSPRESLTLIEQLLGET; encoded by the coding sequence ATGTCGGTGGACGGCGAGGTTCGGCGGCTGAGGACCGAGGCTGACGAGCCGGGGTGGGAGGTGGACCCGGACGACGAGTGGGGCGTGGCCGTAGTGGCCACCGTGGGACGGCAGTTGAAGCTCCGGCGCGAGGCCGTGGGGATGCGGGCCGGTGACTTCGGGAAGGCCGTCGGGTACGGCGAGGACCTCGTCTACAAGATCGAGAGCGGCAAGCGGATTCCTCGGCCGGAGTATCTGGACAAGGCGGACGAGGTGCTGGGGGCGGGCGGGTTGCTTGCCGCGATGAAGGAGGACGTGGCGAAGGTCCGGTACCCGAAGAAGGTGCGGGACCTGGCGCAGATGGAGGCGAAGGCTGTTGAGATCGGCCTGTACGAGTGCAACATCATCTCCGGTCTGTTGCAGACGCGGGAGCATGCACATGCCGTCATCGGGGCGGCACAGCCGCCGTATTCCCCGGATGACGTGGAACGCATGGTCACGGCTCGAGTGGCTCGACAGTCGGTATTCGAACGGGACCCATTGCCCGCGCTCAGTTTCGTCCTGGAAGAGGGCGTGCTGAGGCGCCCCATCGGGGGCAGAATGGTGTGGCGTCAGCAGCTCGAACGGCTGCTGGAAGTAGGACAACTGCGCAACGTCGTCCTCCAGGTGATGCCGATGAACTGCGACACTCACTCCGGACTGGACGGGCGAATCGAGTTGCTCAAGTTCGCGGACGGTACGGCGGTAGGTCGCTCCGACGGTGTGTGCAACGGCCGCCCTGTGCATGATCCTCGGCACCTGCGCATTCTCGAACTGCGGTATGGCACCATCCGGGCTCAGGCGCTCTCGCCCCGGGAGTCGCTGACCCTCATCGAGCAACTGCTGGGAGAAACATGA
- a CDS encoding DUF397 domain-containing protein, whose product MIRKATAGETSELAWFKSSYSGGNDGESCVEVATVPGIVHVRDSKFEDAGPRLAVASETWAGFIGQLLGET is encoded by the coding sequence ATGATCCGCAAGGCGACTGCTGGGGAAACCTCCGAACTGGCCTGGTTCAAGAGCAGTTACAGCGGCGGCAACGACGGTGAATCCTGCGTCGAGGTCGCCACCGTTCCCGGCATCGTCCACGTGCGTGATTCCAAGTTCGAGGACGCCGGTCCTCGTCTCGCTGTCGCGTCGGAGACGTGGGCGGGCTTCATCGGGCAACTGCTGGGAGAAACGTGA
- a CDS encoding DUF397 domain-containing protein codes for MIREASAGDGCEPAWFKSSYSDGNEGDSCVEVATTSGAVHVRDSKFEDAGPRLALAAETWAGFLAYCGR; via the coding sequence GTGATCCGCGAGGCCTCTGCCGGCGACGGCTGCGAACCGGCCTGGTTCAAGAGCAGCTACAGCGACGGCAACGAAGGCGATTCCTGCGTCGAGGTCGCCACCACTTCCGGCGCCGTCCACGTCCGTGATTCCAAGTTCGAGGACGCCGGTCCCCGTCTCGCCCTCGCGGCGGAGACGTGGGCGGGCTTCCTGGCCTACTGCGGCCGGTAG
- a CDS encoding PH domain-containing protein: protein MALFGNAHAIDPAQATQDYARLLGQGEQVHAAYLLIRDTILFTDRRLILVDKQGITGKKVEYHSVPYRSITHFAVETAGTFDLDAELKIWLSGAQMPITKTFTKGVDIYEVQAILTQFVAR, encoded by the coding sequence ATGGCTCTTTTCGGCAACGCGCACGCCATCGACCCGGCCCAGGCGACGCAGGACTACGCCCGGCTGCTGGGCCAGGGGGAGCAGGTGCACGCCGCGTACCTGCTGATCCGCGACACCATCCTGTTCACCGACCGCCGCCTGATCCTGGTCGACAAGCAGGGCATCACCGGCAAGAAGGTGGAGTACCACTCCGTCCCGTACCGCAGCATCACCCACTTCGCGGTGGAGACCGCCGGCACCTTCGACCTCGACGCCGAGCTGAAGATCTGGCTCTCCGGCGCCCAGATGCCGATCACCAAGACCTTCACCAAGGGCGTCGACATCTACGAGGTGCAGGCCATCCTCACCCAGTTCGTGGCCCGATAG
- the metG gene encoding methionine--tRNA ligase, translated as MARHLITSALPYINGIKHLGNMVGSMLPADVYARYLRQRGHDVLYICATDEHGTPAELAAKEQGLPVAEFCAQAHDAQKAVYDGFALAFDYFGRSSSPQNVEITQHFARKLHENGFIEERAIRQVYSPADHRFLPDRYVEGTCPHCGYDKARGDQCENCTRVLDPTDLLNPRSAISGSTDLEVRETKHLFLLQSKLQHEVEAWVARHEDDWPQLASSIARKWLNEGLHDRAITRDLDWGVPVPADTWPELAAEGKVFYVWFDAPIEYIGATKEWADQDPENRDWKSWWYEADDTVRYTEFMAKDNVPFHTVMFPATELGVREPWKKVDYVKAFNWLTYYGGKFSTSQKRGVFTDQALEILPADYWRYFLIANAPESDDSSFTWEHFTATVNKDLADTLGNFVNRVLSFSKKRFGEEVPAGGAPGEAEARLGEEIARLLAEYEQQMEALQFRKAAAALRALWSAGNSYLEEKAPWLEIKTDKDGAALTLRTAMNLIHLYAVVSEPFIPATSAAMRAAFRLADDAATWVTEDEAKSLASVPAGTPFTVPPVLFAKLTDDDLADYKERFGGEPQ; from the coding sequence ATGGCTCGACACCTCATCACGAGCGCCCTTCCCTACATCAACGGGATCAAGCACCTGGGCAACATGGTGGGGTCCATGCTCCCGGCGGACGTGTACGCCCGGTACCTCCGCCAGCGCGGTCACGACGTCCTCTACATCTGCGCGACGGACGAGCACGGCACCCCCGCCGAGCTGGCGGCGAAGGAGCAGGGCCTGCCGGTCGCGGAGTTCTGCGCCCAGGCCCACGACGCCCAGAAGGCCGTCTACGACGGCTTCGCACTCGCGTTCGACTACTTCGGCCGCAGCTCCAGCCCGCAGAACGTCGAGATCACCCAGCACTTCGCCCGCAAGCTGCACGAGAACGGCTTCATCGAGGAGCGGGCGATCCGCCAGGTCTACAGCCCGGCCGACCACCGCTTCCTCCCGGACCGCTACGTCGAGGGCACCTGCCCCCATTGCGGCTACGACAAGGCCCGCGGCGACCAGTGCGAGAACTGCACCCGCGTCCTCGACCCCACGGACCTGCTGAACCCGCGCTCGGCGATCTCCGGCAGCACCGACCTGGAGGTGCGGGAGACCAAGCACCTGTTCCTCCTGCAGTCCAAGCTCCAGCACGAGGTCGAGGCCTGGGTCGCCCGCCACGAGGACGACTGGCCGCAGCTGGCCTCCTCCATCGCCCGCAAGTGGCTGAACGAGGGCCTCCACGACCGCGCCATCACCCGCGACCTGGACTGGGGCGTCCCGGTCCCGGCCGACACCTGGCCGGAGCTGGCGGCCGAGGGCAAGGTCTTCTACGTCTGGTTCGACGCCCCGATCGAGTACATCGGCGCGACGAAGGAGTGGGCGGACCAGGACCCGGAGAACCGGGACTGGAAGTCCTGGTGGTACGAGGCGGACGACACCGTCCGCTACACCGAGTTCATGGCGAAGGACAACGTCCCCTTCCACACCGTGATGTTCCCGGCCACCGAGCTGGGCGTGCGCGAGCCGTGGAAGAAGGTCGACTACGTCAAGGCCTTCAACTGGCTGACGTACTACGGCGGCAAGTTCTCCACCAGCCAGAAGCGCGGTGTCTTCACCGACCAGGCCCTGGAGATCCTCCCGGCGGACTACTGGCGCTACTTCCTCATCGCCAACGCCCCCGAGTCGGACGACTCCTCGTTCACCTGGGAGCACTTCACCGCCACCGTCAACAAGGACCTCGCCGACACCCTCGGCAACTTCGTCAACCGGGTGCTGTCCTTCTCCAAGAAGCGCTTCGGCGAGGAGGTCCCGGCGGGCGGCGCGCCCGGCGAGGCGGAGGCCCGCCTGGGCGAGGAGATCGCCCGCCTGCTCGCCGAGTACGAGCAGCAGATGGAGGCCCTCCAGTTCCGCAAGGCCGCCGCGGCGCTGCGCGCCCTGTGGTCCGCGGGCAACTCCTACCTGGAGGAGAAGGCCCCCTGGCTGGAGATCAAGACGGACAAGGACGGCGCCGCGCTGACCCTGCGCACCGCGATGAACCTCATCCACCTCTACGCGGTGGTCTCCGAGCCGTTCATCCCGGCCACCTCGGCCGCCATGCGCGCCGCGTTCCGCCTCGCGGACGACGCGGCCACCTGGGTCACCGAGGACGAGGCGAAGTCCCTGGCCTCCGTCCCGGCCGGCACCCCCTTCACGGTGCCCCCGGTCCTGTTCGCCAAGCTGACGGACGACGACCTGGCCGACTACAAGGAGCGCTTCGGCGGCGAGCCGCAGTAG